ttgtttcTGACGCAGTTAGCCAAGCAGTAATGCAAAGACAATATTCAAGTTTCCATTGATAATGCAGCAAACAGTTTAAATTATGTGGCTGAAACCATAGATGCAGTGTTTTGAGATCATCTTTTAGTCACAAGCTTTTATGACTCTTAGCACATCTCAGACTGCTGAGTTATTAAACACTGTGCTTACAGTGCTGCCCTAGATTGATCCATGTGCCTTGCACCAATGGGTGATGTGAGATGGAGATGGAGAGGATGCAGAGCTAGCAAAGAAGATATTTCGATTTATAAAGAGAGAGACAGGCATTTGGGGCAGATCcctttttcatatttatatttattttttttaaaagctggcATCCCTACTGTTCATGTGAACAAGATTATCACCCCCTACACCCCTGCTCTCTCAAGGAGGTTCCTGGCTAGAAATGATTAATGCATGTTTATTTCGGCATCTGAATAGAACTTTCTTGTCTTTCATGAATAGTGGTGTACAGCCAAAACAGGCTGCATACATCGGCACTAGCATTTATGTACACAGTATGGCACATAGTTTCCACATGTGAAACACGGGGCAGTTTTGGTATGTGTGAGGCTTTTTAGAGAGATGAAAGGTAAAAGCCTTTCCAGCCTGCACACTAACTTTTATACGAGAGGTCAACTAGGCCAGCCGCAGCTTTTGACAGAAATAATGCTTAGCCATCCTTCAGCTCACAATTGCTCATTGCTCAGGATAACCACATCAACGTGTCTGATTAATGGAGGCATAGAAAACTCCTCTCTACGAGTCTTAGATGTGGCAATGAATCAAATTTACATCACCATAAATTACAACATAGTATACTGCTATTGATAACATCGCTCCCAGATGAATAATATATTTATCACACAttgtaatgaaataaaatgttcttcctTTTAAAATTGTCTAGACACAAAACACAGTTATATTTTTCTGCCAATTTAGATTTACATTTGAGAGATCAGCTTCGATGATGGATGAGTTTCAGAATCTTACTTGTGTTGGCGCCCATATAGGCACACCACAGTTGGTTTCTGTGGCCATTCATAAATCAAGACAGAATGTGATATTACACAATCTGAATGCTAGTAACTACTTAAGATTTTCATGGTGGCCCACAGTATGAGTTGCGGTTCTACATGGAgctcatttgtgtgtgtgccctTCCATTGCCTGCACTGCAGATGAGTGGGAGTGAGGATTCCACAATAATAAAAGGGCAAAGCAAAGCTGGACATACACTTTTTTCTTACTGGCAGTCGTTCATTCGGTCATCCATCACTACATTTCTCATCTACTTTCCTTCTTCTCCATCCATCACGTTATGATTCTCCCTTCAATTATTTTCATTGACTTATTGCCCCCGTCCTCTTCGGGGATTAGTCTCAGTTATATTGCAGGGTCTGCTGCTCAGAGTGCAGCTATGATATCTATGTTCATGAGAATTTATATGGTAATTATTAAgttcatattgtgtttatgtttttgacTCAGGAAACAATGTTTGCTTTTGAAGAGGAAAGTGTTGTGAGCGGGAAGGGACGGTGTCCATATGACCCAAACAGCTCCTGCATGTCCACACTCTGCAGTAAGACATAACTAATTATTTTACTTATAATTTTACCATCAGTGGAGCCTAAAGCACAATGTATTCATTTCAGTTGAATTTCTAGTAGAACTATTGCATCTTTTAATAGTAAATACTGCCACCTTGTGGTTAATATTCTATCAGTACTTtcactttcttaaaaaaaatatatatatctttttttctgtgttatcaGGAGGAGAGCTCTATATTGGCCTGTACACTGACTACTGGGAGAATGATGGTGCCTTGTGTCGACTCAACAATCAAACCTTCACACGAACCGAAAGAAATGATAGGCAGCAGCTCAATGGTTGGTTGACTTAAAAAAGATCTGTCTGTCGGTccgtctatctatctatctatctatctatctatctatctatctatctatctatctatctatctatctatctatctatctatctatctatctatctatctatctatctatctatctatctatctatctatctatctatctatctatctatctatctatctatctatctatctatctgtctgtctatctatctatctatatgtgtGTACATTTTGgcatgtaaaaaatatatcttgGGTTTCCTGTGGAATTGACGATATTTAGTATTCAGAGATTCTAAGGTCAGTCGCAGTCAGACTTTTTATGAGCAGTTTCtaattggttttaaaaagtcCAAATCTGTTCCCACAGAATGTGCCTATACAGTTTGCCAGTTAAGGAAAAGAGAAATTACTCAGCTCATTGAGAAATTAGCAAAACTGGTTTTACTTTGACACAAGATGTAAAagtcaaagaataaaaatatagcattttgtaaaagtataaaaaattaGCTTTTCCACAATCTCACGTGGCATTCTGTGGTAACTTGTCAACAGAAGGCGCTTGGGTGTCAATCCCATAATAATTGCAGGAAAACataacatttacaaaataaaaagtaattatcactGTTCTCTTATAAACTGCTCCTGACATTTGATTTTCAGattaatttgatttttatatgGCGCGGGGTgtcagactgatgatgtttatacatttttagacCTTTGGCTtgcatgtgacttcatgctggtctcttATTGGTTACTTAAATATTCTCCTCCTTTCTGTGCCTTTGGCCAATCAGTGCTTTTGTGTCATTCTACATTTAATCAGAATAATTAATAATATCATATAGTCACACCCCTGGCAGCTAAGGTGCGCAAATGTAATTTATGCatacaaatgaaaactaaacagtcaaacaacagcaacaacagaggaaaacacaattgttcatttatttacaaaataatactttcatgaagattatgctAGGGAAAATAAAGTAGTAATTTAGACCGGACTGACCAGACCTAAAAATCCAGAAGCAGGCAACTGTGTATGCATTTATGTTTAACTAGAGTTTATTGGTGTGCTGTTCCCAACCACTACTGGACGATGTGGACATCTTATTTCATTACACACACAGCATTTTGCCTTTAtgctaaaaatattaatttatcttttttattttgggacAGAGTAAATTGGGCTGAAAACAAATTCACACCAGGCCTTTCAGTtgattctgtgtgtgtgtgtgtgtgtggataatttatctttttttttcattcactttACACGACTATGTGTCTGTCACATAAAGATACACTGAAAACATACATTGCAATTTGTGGTTGGCACATTTGTGGTTGTTAcataataaaatgtggaaaagttaaatTTATACCTGTACAAAGTTCtggaaatatgaaaaaaaaaaacaggtctgtTTGCTCTAGTCCCTATAtaattgaaacttttttttaaatttcactaTGCTTTGTCAACTCACTCAATAAAGTATTCTTCGTTCAGAGCCCAAGTTTGTGGAATCAGCAGTTATCCCCGACAACGATGACAGAGATGATGATAAAGTTTACTTCTTCTTCACTGAGCGGGAGACTGATGGAGAAGGAGTGAACAGAGGAGTCCTTACCCGCATTGGACGAGTGTGTGCGGTGAGAAAACTTATGCCGTAGAAACACCTGTAAGCATTATTCAGTCAACTCTGACACAATCTGAACTGGACTCGTCTCTCAGAATGACCAAGGAGGCCAGAGGATGCTCGTGAACAGATGGAGCTCTTTCCTGAAAACTCGCCTTATCTGCTCCGTGCCTGGACCAAATGGCATTGATACACACTTTGATGATCTTGGTAAGGATACAGCATTATGTTTCAGCAGCCATTAAAGATTGAGCACATATTGTCATCTATGACAAATGCATTGCGCAAtaccaaatgaaatgcaaaaacaaaactgtgaaCTCACTTATGTCTGTTTTGTTGTAGAGGATGTGTTTGTGCTCACaaagaaagatgaaaaaaacccagaaatctTTGGCCTCTTTAGCACAACTAGGTGAGTGGAGGATGTCTTCAGAGTCAGACACATATTCTTTCTTCATGAAATCAGTAATAAAACCTTCTCCTACAGTGCTGTGTTTAAGGGCTATGCAGTGTGTATGTATCACATGGAAGACATAAGAGCAGCCTTCAATGGACCATTTGCCTACCGAGAGAGACTTGAGCATCACTGGACACCCGTATGAGGGCAGAGTCCCCTACCCTCGACCTGGATCTGTGAGCCTTGAATCTTTTATAAAAGATATTTACTGGATGTAATTACAAGATTGCCCAGCATTATTCACTCGCAACGCTCTCCATTTCACCTAGTTTGTGTCCACAATAGATGTCCTGTCAAATAAACAATGTGGAAAGAATGTTCAGCAGTTTTTCTGAATGTCCAAACTGTTGTAGCTGCGTCAGCGATTCACACCGGGATAGTTTGAATCCAACTAATgaatttcttttctcttcatgcGCTGCCAAGTGCTGACACAGTAATTAGTCTTCTTTTGTCTACTGTTAAATCTTCCCTACTCTCTTTATTTCTGTCAACCCATCTTGCTAACAGTGTGCCAGCAAAGTGAACGGCGGAGGCTTCTCCAGCTCAAAGGAGTTTCCTGACGAGGTTTTGCGATTTGTGCGCGCCCATCCTGTGATGTACCGTCCAGTCCTTCCACATCACCACCGACCTATTCTCCTGCAGACAGAGCCAGGCCGAAGAAAGCTGACTCAGATTGCAGTAGACAGAGTCCAGGCGCAGGACGGCCACtaccatgttctctacattggCACTGGTAAAACACATAGAGTTATGCATTATGCAACTGTAGCATTTTAGAAGTAGGTAGTCTGCAAATACAAGACTAATTCAAGATATGTGTGTAAGTTTAGCTGTCAAAGATTTCACTTTTACAAACTGATAGCACAACGTAACAAGAGTATTAGCATTTCATTGTCTATAGAACATTTAGAGGAACAACAATGCAGCTTAACTGTTTTCTGTTGTTAGATGACTCTGTGGTTTTGAAAGTTATCACCATCTACAACAAAGAAACAGACACAATAGAGGAGGTGCTGCTGGAGGAAATGCACATTTTCAAGGTACTTTATATTTCATATACAAATCTTTTCAAGCTAAACATATATAGTCTGGACTTGGCTGTGGTATTTGCTTCTCTTACTTCAGGGGCACAAAGTCCAGGTTTTGAGACAATgttgaaaaggaaaatattttgttgcaCTGGGTACAtgtgttaaaaagttaaaaagcttCTACTCGGCTTGCCATAAAGAATGAAGTAATGAAAACTGTGAACAAATTAACTACAGTTTCAGGAAAAGTTCAGCTATCAGACAAACTCCTCAGGCATGTGTAGCTTACATGATAGAACAGGCTGTACAATGAGAGGAAAGTCAGTGCTTTGATAATCTGCCTTCCCAACAAGCATGCCTGACATGAGAGGTTCCCCCCCAGCGAAAGAACAAATGTGTCATTGGTATCTGACTGCATGCTTgacaggtaaaaaagaaaagaaacatattGCTTTCAAAAATTACAAAGAAATAATTACTGTTTTGATGTAACACTTTTACTGAGTGTCTTTCAAAAGCATCCATACCCTCAAACTCCCAACCTTTAATAAACGTTTTGCTGGGATTTTAGACCACCATAAAACAGTGAATAATCataaagtagaagaaaaaagatACATATGTTTCAAAAtgatcaaataaaaatctgaataatgctacactcattttaattgatcccatttatttattttacacctAAGAAAAAGTCCAGGGCAACCAGTTTTCTtcaaaatcaattaaattaacaaacagtgtgtaattaaaGGCATGAAGATTGCATACTCTGTAAGAGCAAAGtaattttttctctctcccaggGCTGcagttacaaaaaacaaaaaacaaaacaaaaaacaatgacatCATCCTGTTATTGTAGTCCTACAGTTTGGCAGTTTTGGGCAGAACTTTTTACTTCTATGGTGTCTGAGAAATATTCTGCGATTGGTCAGAAACTTGAAACGGGCATGATGACTAAACTAATGCATGCTGTAAGTCCTATGGGATCCGAAGCACAAAGAAACATAGTTTACATTACTCGCGCAGTAGCGGCTGCATTGCCATCAATCAAACCTGCACGGTGCTCTGATGTAAACAAGATGACAGATTAggtttttttcaggtttcacaGTGAAATCTTCTTACAGGAGTGATTCAATGATGATTGATTATCCAAAATAACTGAAGTTGGCTGATACTGCCCCAATAGGTTTACAGCTACGGTAAGAAAACTGTATAGCTTTGGTCTCTGTTTactcttttttctctccttccGCCGGCAAAGGTGGAAGTAAAGGAAGTTCACCTGCATATTAAAGGGCAGCTatattaaataaagaatatgTGTTCTAAACCAAATAAACACCTATTCCTGACCAATGTTCTTGATACAGCCTCAAAAGTCATAAAAGTAAACATAATAATCAGTATACCACAGAAGATAACAGCATTATATAGCCAATTCATAGATCAGTAAGTAACTTGGAGATTAAGTACTTTACCCACTGTGAAATCCCAGACTTAGAAGACCTCACAGCACACTACTTAATTCATTATCTTAAAATGGAAAGcatatggcacaactgcaagcATACCAACATATGACAATCTACCTAAACTGACAGTCTGGCTATAAAGAGCAATAAACAGAGAACCAGCCAAAAGTGGCCTGGTGAtttttggaggagctgcagagatccacataTTTGGTGGAATAATCTTTTGACAGTTCCACTATCAGTTGTTCACTTCACAAACCTGGCCTATATAGAGTGACAAGGTTGTTGAACTGTTataaataaaagagagagagacttgTCAAGCTAAATGATAATACTAGATTGCAACCTGGGTCTGGATGACAGCACTGTGAGACAGCTAAATTCTACTTACTTTCTACAGTAATGCATCTGGGCTATACGTAACCCATTTAAGGTGAATGTGTGCCACTCTTTGCACCAAGTGTGCACTACCGacatggaaaatatattttgttggaTAATTACCGCGACACTACACCAATTCATTGAGTGGTGTGAACCCCTAGGATATAGGACATGCAAATGTCGGCAGGCATGAGCTTTTCAGCACAACACCTGTCCAACGCAAAGCTGGTGTCGAGTTTCAAGAAACGACAGGAATGGGAGATGAGGCAGGCAGCCAGTGTTGCCAGTGTTGGGTTGGTTTCTGCCCAATTTGGCTTTATTTGAACATGTTGGGCTGAAAAATTAGCTTTGGGCGGGTTGGTAAGATTTGGGCTGGTTTTCTCAACATTTGGCAGGTTCTTCGGGAGTACTATTCATAGGAAGATTCTATCCAAAATAGtcattgtgtggcagaaaagtaaaaaataaagacagtcAGATTTTGACAAAAggctttttccttccactcattTTATTGCTCAACGTATTATGAAATGTCTAGAATCTGTCAAATCTCACATCATCAATAATTAATAATCATTGGTTAATCACTATAAAATTATGTGTCAGTTGTAAATGGCCTAAATGGGGTTAAGACTTCAACTGatcaactaaaaaaatatttcattgccATGTAAAAGACAAACATTAGATTGATCTATACTAGAAATGTTGTACTTCaatagatttacaactcatgttggttGGGCTTTGATAACTTATTTATGGCAGTTGCTGTGAGTTAATTATTTGCTTTATTGCAACTTTATTGCAGTTGTCTGCTAATGCTGTGTTCTTTATTCGTTCAATAGTTCTACACTTTTAACATGAACTGAAGAGAAGTTGAGATTTgggctgtttatttttattttttttttatttttttttagttgggcaggttgTATGTTGTATTTGGGCTGAAAACTGTCCAtcagatctggcaaccctgCAGGCTTAGGGGTCCAGAGAAGCCTAGCTTCTCCagtaaagcttttatttaaaagtacaGAAAGTCAGGGTGTTGAATCAGTCACTGGCAAACGTTTGGGTGATAAAACGCCCACTTTCTCATGGGTGTCTGTGTCTAGCAGGACACCAACACTAAACATGTGGGCAGGGTTACAATTCAGTGCTTTAGATGAAATCAGGTAATGCTATGGCCTAGCCCTAGACCTATATCCAACTGAAGATCTTGggaatgtataaaaataaatagtaatTTTGACTGAGCATACTGTATTGCGCTAAGTCTGGTCAAAAGTACAAATATCACTAAGACCAGATTTTTCAGATATCATTTTGTAAACAATGTAGCACACTATGTATTGTTTTTCTCCCACTTTATAGTTCTGCGACAACTtgtactgttgtataaaaaataaagaaaagttattttttttttattatttaaaatctgtTGAAGTTTGTTGGTGCAAAATGGCAAGATTTGAAACAATTCAAGGGTCAATAGTTATTTTGCAAGATACTATACAAAACTAGTTAGCAAGGAGTTGTTAATGTGGCTTTATTCATACATAATTTAGGATAAAGCAGAAAGCCTTACCGAAATactatttaaaaatgtcagctttctttatttttacttcatcatgatggtTCTTTTCAGATTCACTTTTGAATCCAAAATTATGACTTTTCTTTCCAGGTGCCAGCTCCAATCAGAGAGATCATAATATCACCCAAAAGGGTAAGATACTCTTTAAATGGTTAGCATGTATCTATATGCAGTTTCATAGTTTTGCCACAAGATGACAACAGCGGAACAATTTTTTGCAGCATAGCAGTGATACAATTCAAATGCACTTTAGCCTACTTGAGCCTCTTCCTCTATTTTTGGTTAAGTGTCTCAGTTGGATGAAAATAAGACAGAATGCAATGCAAATACCTAATTCCACAGAAACTAATTAGATGATTATCTGTCTTCTGTTCAACAGCAACAGCTATATGTTGGGTCAGAAGTGGGGGTTGCACAGGTCAGACTACATCAGTGTGACCTCTATGGCTCAGCGTGTGCTGACTGTTGTCTGGCCAGAGACCCATACTGTGCCTGGGATGGTCTCACCTGCTCCAGATATTACCCTGCTGGAGTTTACACCAAGAGGTAATGGCGAGCACACTTGCGCAGCAGATGACGTAAACTGCTCGTTCCATTATCTGTAAATCATCTTACCCTAAAAGTCACAAGGCTGTGATCTTGGTTTACCACATCATTATCACTCACAGACTTGACAGTCAGGTGTTATGTAAGACCTATCAGTATTCACTTGATACCCAGTCTCTTCCTTTCATCTTTCCCT
This genomic stretch from Fundulus heteroclitus isolate FHET01 chromosome 2, MU-UCD_Fhet_4.1, whole genome shotgun sequence harbors:
- the sema3e gene encoding LOW QUALITY PROTEIN: semaphorin-3E (The sequence of the model RefSeq protein was modified relative to this genomic sequence to represent the inferred CDS: deleted 1 base in 1 codon) — translated: MAGWIQSLNLSLMLLCLILLGMANTAHSIYPRIRLSHKELWQMNRTWIFQGRGVPLQPQTMLLDESHQRLYVGAKNALFSLNLDRVNAHHRQINWGSTEFQIEECMMKGREKPECANYIKVLQQYNQTHLLVCGTGAFNPVCAMVKVGHKGKETMFAFEEESVVSGKGRCPYDPNSSCMSTLCRGELYIGLYTDYWENDGALCRLNNQTFTRTERNDRQQLNEPKFVESAVIPDNDDRDDDKVYFFFTERETDGEGVNRGVLTRIGRVCANDQGGQRMLVNRWSSFLKTRLICSVPGPNGIDTHFDDLEDVFVLTKKDEKNPEIFGLFSTTSAVFKGYAVCMYHMEDIRAAFNGPFAYRERLEHHWTPYEGRVPYPRPGSCASKVNGGGFSSSKEFPDEVLRFVRAHPVMYRPVLPHHHRPILLQTEPGRRKLTQIAVDRVQAQDGHYHVLYIGTDDSVVLKVITIYNKETDTIEEVLLEEMHIFKVPAPIREIIISPKRQQLYVGSEVGVAQVRLHQCDLYGSACADCCLARDPYCAWDGLTCSRYYPAGVYTKRRFRRQDVRHGNAVQLCNGLQIDDEQWQRAEERLMYSIESNTTLLECVPRSLQAKVLWFLEKEGEKHEVRGDERVVMTSHGLLFLRVRSSDAGMYVCQTVEHGYVHTLLRIKLHVLRAERLESAIGKSNDDEQDGASPQCHSILVPPPAPSISTRSLQPPSVPAPNSRLWYKEFLQLIGYGDAQKVEEYCERVWCSDKKRKKTKRKYVSLGGEKRGKGRGEENSHRAPRHTFDT